The Prevotella herbatica genome contains the following window.
AACATCATCAAAAGTAACAGTTATATTTGCTATATGACCATTAATATCAGTTTCAAAATCATTAAATGACCAACAATGAGGTATTTCTGGAGGTATAAGGACTACATCTCCAGAATTAAACATTTCGGTCTTATCTCCTATAGTTCGAATCCCTGAACCCACAGATACATAAGATAACTCCCATGTTGATTGCTGGTGCAAATCAATTTGATTCTTAGGAGCAATATGAATATCATGGTAAGAAAAAGAATGTAGGATGTTGTCATTCATATATAGTTGGTATTATAATACGAGATGCAAATATAAGACAATTCTAATAAACAATAATACAATTATATGTTTTTTATTTCTTATAATTTTACCGACACAAATTAAACAATCAATTATGGCATCAACTTATTTGGCATCAAAGCCACGATATGAAATACTAGATGGACTGCGCGGTGTTGCAGCAATGATCGTAGTAGCATTCCATTTGTTTGAGACTTATTCAAAAGGACCAGTTTTTCAGATATTGAATCATGGTTATCTAGCTGTAGATTTCTTTTTCGTTCTGTCAGGATTTGTTATTGGTTATGCTTATGACGACCGTTGGAACAAAATGACAACATGGGGATTTTTCAAACGACGTCTTGTACGTCTACACCCTATGGTCATAATGGGGACAGCTTTAGGGGCCTTATTGTTCTACTTCAGTGACTGCTCTGGATTTCCACTTATCAGCAAAACATCATGGCAAGAGTTGATAATGATGATGTTGTTTGCTTTCACTATGCTACCTGCCACAACGAAAATGGATATACGAGGATGGGGAGAAACAAATCCTTTGAACGGTCCAGCTTGGTCTCTTCAATGGGAGTATATAGCTAATATTCTATATGCAACTATCATACGTCATTTTTCGAAGACGATGCTAGCTATATTCTTGGTTTTTGCAGCATTCCTGACATTAAATTTAACAATGAACTGGGATGTTTTAAATGTACTTCAAACTCGCAATTATGCTGCATATACAGTAATTGGAGGATGGAGTTTAACCCCCGACAAAATATGTATAGGAGCATCTCGCCTACTATATCCAGTTTTTGCTGGTCTACTACTATCACGTATCAACAAACTGATAAAGGTAAGAGCAGGATTCTGGTGGTGTTCTTTACTCATTGCAGCGCTACTAGTGATGCCTAGAATAGGAGGCACAGACAAAATGTGGATGAATGGAATATATGAATCAACAACAATTATAGTTCTTTTCCCCTTAATTGTATCAATGGGAGCAGGCAGTAATGTGTCAGGAAGATCGGTTACCGTATGTAAGTTTTTTGGAGAAATATCATATCCATTATACATCATTCACTACCCATTAGTCTACCTACAAGTAGCATGGATGCGAAGCCACCCTGATGCCCCACTGGGAGTACATATTTTTGTAAGCATATCAGTATTTGCAATGGCTATAGCTGTAGCATACGCATGTCTCAAACTATATGATATCCCAGTACGCAACTGGTTGAAAAAGAATTGGCTTATGAAATAACGGCATATAATATTAGCAGACAAGTTCAACAAAAAACATCTGCATTATCTGTAGATAGACAAACAAAAGATAAAAAAATTACTGCATCTCATTAGATGCAGTAATTTTTTATTTATCTATAATCACCATTAATATCCAGGATTTTGCAAAACTTGTTTTTCATCATCTGAAAGAGAAACACCATTAGCCTTTGTAATAGAGTTTAAGAACGTTTGAGGAATTGGACGATAATAATGCTTCGCTGCATCAAACTTACCAACACCACGAACAGAGCCATCATTGAATGCATTCCAACGTGCCTCAAGAGTCTTTGTACGTGCAAGATCATACCAGCGTAAACTTTCTCCACACAATTCACGAGTACGCTCATCTAGTAAGAAACACAGCATTTTCTGAGCGTTCGTCGTACAACCTAAAGCTTGATATATTGGACTATCAACAACAGAGTTATATACATCACTTACACTATTTAAATGCATTGCACTCTTTGTAGATTCTGTTGTGGCACTAACATTATTAGATTCGTAATATGTATTCTCACTTGAGAAAATTGCACCATCAGCAGAATAGCCACCTCCCTTATCCTTACAATAAGCATTATTCTTATAAGCCTGACCTCCATCAACATTTACTGCACGATCTTCACCTGAAGCATATCCAGCACGGTCACGCAACATATTAATATAGGTAAGGGCATCATCATAATGACTTTCACCCTGCCTTATGTAAGCCTCAGCCACCATAAGAGCATCTTCGGCACTGCGAGCTATAATAGCGTCACGGGTACCAAACTGCGAAGCTATTGCTATACGATATCCATCACGGAACTTACTCAAAGCAACAAAACGCTTCTGCGCACCATAATACCCTTCATTACCATGAGCATCAAGCCAAGAGTTTTTTTCATCTTTAAAATAACGCACGAAAGTATGTGTTGCATCCAACACTCCATTTTTTAACACATCAGCTTCTGCCGTTCCATATTTTACATATCTGTTATCCCCTGCATTATTTACAATATATTTTGTAGCGACCTGACCTCCTACAAATCTTTTTGCATTGGCTGCAGCACCAGATGGGCAAACGCCGGCTGCGATGGCAGCAGCATTCCATGCAGGGGCATCAGAACTACTATTACAACCATAACATGTAACAAATGATTTCCAAAAACGAGAGTCGTTTACACGGTCAAAGACATCCATTGTGTAATTAGTAGAACGTGCGTAACAGAATTCACGATCTCCTGAAATATCACGTTTCGTACCAGACATATCCTGGTAAACAGCTGGATAATAAAGATGCATCTGATTTCCATAACGTCCCCATGTATTTTGATCATCAGAGAACTGTGCTGCAAGAACAACTTCGCTCACTTTTTCGTTTACATCATTAGCCTTGGTGTAATTCCATAAATCCACATAATTAGAACAAATAGGACATGCAGTAACAACCTCCTTACCATATTTTATAACAGCTTCTAGATCAGAAGATACATAGTCTTTATTCCATGAAGAGTATAATTCACTTGCACGGGCAAGATGAACAGAAGCAAGGAAATGTGCAGCAGCCCATTTCGTTATTTTTCCAGTACCATCCTGTTTTGTTGGCAACAAATTATAAGCTTGCTCTAAATCAGATATAATTTGAGCAAAACAAGCATCTTCTGAAGCACGAGTAAAATATGTCTCTACGCCTGCAGATGGTTGTAATTTTAAAGGAACTCCACCATATTGCTGTACTAATCTATAATAATAAAATCCACGGAAGAAATACCCTTCTCCAAGACGTGTATTGTAATTCGCGTCAGACTTATTATAATATTGAGGTATGTTAGCTATCATTGTATTAGCAGATTCTATACCACTGAAATAATTATCCCATATAGGGGAATTCACTTCTGTATTAGTAGAATTTAAAGTCTCACCATAATTATTATAGTCTGGTCCAGAATTATTAGCATCTGTAAATTCATCAACACCCCAATTAAAAGCCTTTATTCCCCAAGTGTAGTTAAACTGGAACTTCAATTTCTGATAAGTTCCTACAGATAACTCGTCTAGTCCTGACTGAGTCTTAAAATGATCAGTACTATATTGTGTAGTTAGCTTTTCATCCAAGAAATCACTACTACAAGATGTAGCAAGCCCTAATGTAGAAGCCGCCATAAATGCTAATAAATATATATTATTTTTCATTGTATTCTTTAATTATGAATTAGAAACTTAAATTCAAACCAAATGCCCAA
Protein-coding sequences here:
- a CDS encoding acyltransferase family protein, with amino-acid sequence MASTYLASKPRYEILDGLRGVAAMIVVAFHLFETYSKGPVFQILNHGYLAVDFFFVLSGFVIGYAYDDRWNKMTTWGFFKRRLVRLHPMVIMGTALGALLFYFSDCSGFPLISKTSWQELIMMMLFAFTMLPATTKMDIRGWGETNPLNGPAWSLQWEYIANILYATIIRHFSKTMLAIFLVFAAFLTLNLTMNWDVLNVLQTRNYAAYTVIGGWSLTPDKICIGASRLLYPVFAGLLLSRINKLIKVRAGFWWCSLLIAALLVMPRIGGTDKMWMNGIYESTTIIVLFPLIVSMGAGSNVSGRSVTVCKFFGEISYPLYIIHYPLVYLQVAWMRSHPDAPLGVHIFVSISVFAMAIAVAYACLKLYDIPVRNWLKKNWLMK
- a CDS encoding RagB/SusD family nutrient uptake outer membrane protein translates to MKNNIYLLAFMAASTLGLATSCSSDFLDEKLTTQYSTDHFKTQSGLDELSVGTYQKLKFQFNYTWGIKAFNWGVDEFTDANNSGPDYNNYGETLNSTNTEVNSPIWDNYFSGIESANTMIANIPQYYNKSDANYNTRLGEGYFFRGFYYYRLVQQYGGVPLKLQPSAGVETYFTRASEDACFAQIISDLEQAYNLLPTKQDGTGKITKWAAAHFLASVHLARASELYSSWNKDYVSSDLEAVIKYGKEVVTACPICSNYVDLWNYTKANDVNEKVSEVVLAAQFSDDQNTWGRYGNQMHLYYPAVYQDMSGTKRDISGDREFCYARSTNYTMDVFDRVNDSRFWKSFVTCYGCNSSSDAPAWNAAAIAAGVCPSGAAANAKRFVGGQVATKYIVNNAGDNRYVKYGTAEADVLKNGVLDATHTFVRYFKDEKNSWLDAHGNEGYYGAQKRFVALSKFRDGYRIAIASQFGTRDAIIARSAEDALMVAEAYIRQGESHYDDALTYINMLRDRAGYASGEDRAVNVDGGQAYKNNAYCKDKGGGYSADGAIFSSENTYYESNNVSATTESTKSAMHLNSVSDVYNSVVDSPIYQALGCTTNAQKMLCFLLDERTRELCGESLRWYDLARTKTLEARWNAFNDGSVRGVGKFDAAKHYYRPIPQTFLNSITKANGVSLSDDEKQVLQNPGY